The genomic stretch ATCAGGTTTATAAACTGGTGAAAGGGACGGTTGCGATAAATATATTTGCCGGGATTTTTACATTCTACGTGGCATGGTTGCTGGTGAAAGCCCTGAATCTGGAGTTGGTTTCTGGTATCTTGGGACAGTTTATCGGTATGGGAGTGATTGCCTTGCTGATCGTGTTCCAGCAAGAAGTTCGTCGCTTTCTATTATTATTAGGTAGTAAATATAACCTGCAAAACATATTTAACTTGGAAAGGCTTTTTACCAAGACTTCTATAAAAGATGAGGTCGCCGCCGCTATCGTGCAAGCCTGTGATTACTTTTCGAAAACAAAAACGGGTGCTTTGATCGTGTTGTCCCAGAATTCGGAGTTGTATAATTATGCGCAAACGGGCGTGTTGATCCGTTCGATCGTGTCGGAGGAGTTGCTTGAAAATATCTTCTTTAAAAATTCTCCCTTGCATGACGGTGCGGTAATTATTGCGGATAACAAGATTTTGGCGGCGCGGTGTATTTTGCCGGTTTCCGATAACACGAATATTCCCGGGAGTTTGGGATTGAGACATCGTGCGGCGATTGGAATGAGTGCCGTGACCGATGCTCACATCATCGTGGTCAGTGAAGAAACCGGAAATATTTCTTTTGTGAAGGATGGGCATTTCAAGGTGCGGATCACCCCGCAAGAATTGAACAGTTTCTTGCACAATGATTTCACGGGTTTCGTCGTGAATAAGTAATCTTGTTGTTTCTCTTTTATCATATTTGTAAATTATTCGTTCGTGTACCTTGGTTCGCTTGTGGTCTATGGATAGAAGGGGACATGAACATTGCATCTTCATAGCATGAACATAGCATGAACACTGACGGGTGTTGTTGATGAGTTAGAGGAGGGTATCTGTCTAGTTTATTTCCTAGTTTATCCCATGATATTCCATAGAACAAACGCTGGTCACAAGTGGAAGATAGGGTATAAAGACGTATCATTTCCGAATCAAAGACGAATCAAAGACGTTCACGAGCGGCTTTATACCGGCTTTGTACCGAGGTTGATACCTGTCTTTTACCTTATTTCAATAGTATTATCCTGAAAAAAGTTCCCATTCTAACGTTTTGCCAATCATGCTTTTGGCGTGTATCGATGAAAATAATTGAAAAATAATTGTGAAAATATTTGGAGAAGGGGAAAAGTTTGCCTTATCTTTGCACCCGCAAAACAAGAAACAGTGCAAGCATGAACGAGGCTAGAAAGGTGGTTTCTTGTAAAGTTCTTGAAATGTTGAAATGGAAATAAGACAATCCTTCTTTTGCTTGAGTAATTCAAAATATCGAATTACGAGGCTCTTAAAAAAAAGTTTGAAAAAACTTTGAAAAAGATTTGGAAGGTAACGAAAAAAGGTCTTATCTTTGCATCCGCTTTCGCTCTTAAGACGAGCGAGAGAAAACAAGAGATAAAGAGTTCTTTAAGATATTGAGATGAACACAACGTAGCGAGCGTGAATCGGAATCGACGCGAGTCGAGATTCGATGAACACATGACCCTGCCAGATAAGATTTCTGAAAGATTATTTTAGTATGAAGAGTTTGATCCTGGCTCAGGATGAACGCTAGCGACAGGCTTAACACATGCAAGTCGAGGGGCAGCACGGTGTAGCAATACACTGGTGGCGACCGGCGCACGGGTGAGTAACACGTGTGCAACCAACCCCGTACCGGGAGATAACCCGCGGAAACGTGGACTAACATCCCATGATACTCGAGAGCCGCATGGCTCTCGATTTAAAATTCCGGTGGTACGGGACGGGCACGCGCGACATTAGGTAGTTGGCGGGGTAACGGCCCACCAAGCCGACGATGTCTAGGGGTTCTGAGAGGAAGGTCCCCCACACTGGAACTGAGACACGGTCCAGACTCCTACGGGAGGCAGCAGTGAGGAATATTGGTCAATGGGCGAGAGCCTGAACCAGCCAAGTCGCGTGAGGGAAGAATGGTCTATGGCCTGTAAACCTCTTTTGTCAGGGAAGAATAAGGATGACGAGTCATTCGATGCCAGTACTTGACGAATAAGCATCGGCTAACTCCGTGCCAGCAGCCGCGGTAATACGGGGGATGCGAGCGTTATCCGGATTTATTGGGTTTAAAGGGCGCGTAGGCGGGACGTCAAGTCAGCGGTAAAAGACTGCAGCTAAACTGTAGCACGCCGTTGAAACTGGCGCCCTGGAGACGAGACGAGGGAGGCGGAACAAGTGAAGTAGCGGTGAAATGCATAGATATCACTTGGAACCCCGATAGCGAAGGCAGCTTCCCAGGCTCGTTCTGACGCTGATGCGCGAGAGCGTGGGTAGCGAACAGGATTAGATACCCTGGTAGTCCACGCCGTAAACGATGCTCACTGGATCTTGGCGATACACTGCCAGGGTTCAAGCGAAAGTATTAAGTGAGCCACCTGGGGAGTACGTCGGCAACGATGAAACTCAAAGGAATTGACGGGGGCCCGCACAAGCGGAGGAACATGTGGTTTAATTCGA from Butyricimonas virosa encodes the following:
- the cdaA gene encoding diadenylate cyclase CdaA; translated protein: MLLFITINFYTITDILLAAFIFYQVYKLVKGTVAINIFAGIFTFYVAWLLVKALNLELVSGILGQFIGMGVIALLIVFQQEVRRFLLLLGSKYNLQNIFNLERLFTKTSIKDEVAAAIVQACDYFSKTKTGALIVLSQNSELYNYAQTGVLIRSIVSEELLENIFFKNSPLHDGAVIIADNKILAARCILPVSDNTNIPGSLGLRHRAAIGMSAVTDAHIIVVSEETGNISFVKDGHFKVRITPQELNSFLHNDFTGFVVNK